The sequence GATAGCCGCTGGGCAATGCCGGTACGCGACAGGGCCACGGCGAACGCGCCCAGGGTGGCGTAGGCCAAGGCCACCGAGGCGCCGCCGCCGAGCCCCTCGTTGAAGGCCTCGATGATCGCCTCGATAGGCATCCCCGCCGTCAGCCCGCCGATTACCGCGGAGATCACCAGGGCAAAAACCACCGAGACCCGCATCATCGACAGCGTGACCATGGCCAGCACCGCCAGAACAATTGAATTCATTTGAGTTCCTTTCGGTTTTTATTGTTGTTTTCTGCGCACAGCGTTCCCCGGCCGGTAGGCCGAGGAAACGTTAGCGATTCAGCGATTCAGTTCAGAGAAGGCAATATCCCGGCCGGCAGCAGCGGGCTCAGCACGCCCTCGGCGAGCAGGGCGTCGGCCGCGGCGATGTCCGGCGCGAAGAAGCGGTCTTCCACGTAGTAGGGCACCTTGGCGCGCAATGCCTGGCGCGCCCGCTCGAGCAACGGCGAGCTCTTCAGCCCCTCGCGGAAGTCCAGCCCCTGACAAGCACCGAGCCACTCGATGGCCAGAACGCCGCGGGTGTTGGCGGCCATCTCCCACAGGCGTTTGCCCGCCGCCGGCGCCATGGACACGTGGTCCTCCTGGTTGGCCGAGGTCGGCAGGCTGTCGACGCTGTGCGGGTGCGCCAGGGCCTTGTTCTCGCTGGCCAGGGCGGCAGCGGTGACCTGGGCGATCATGAAGCCGGAGTTCACCCCACCGTTGGCCACCAGGAACGGCGGCAACTGCGACATGTGCTTGTCCATCATCAAGGAGGTGCGCCGCTCGCTCAGCGCGCCGATTTCGGCAATGGCCAGGGCAATATTGTCGGCGGCCATGGCCACCGGTTCGGCGTGGAAGTTGCCCCCGGAAATAACGTCGCCCTCGGCGGCGAATACCAACGGATTGTCCGAAACCGCATTGGCCTCCACCGCCAGCACCTCGGCGGCCTGGCGCAGCTGGGTCAGGCAAGCGCCCATGACCTGGGGCTGGCAGCGCAGCGAATACGGGTCCTGCACCTTGTCGCAAGCCTCGTGGGAACGGCCGACTTCGCTGCTGTCGCCGAGCAGATGACGATAGACCGCCGCCGCGTCGATCTGCCCGCGTTGACCGCGAGCGGCGTGGATGCGCGCATCGAAGGGCGCCCGCGAACCCAGGGCCGCCTCGACGGTCAGGCCGCCGCAGACGGTCGCTGCGGCGAACAGGTCCTCGGCCTCGAACAACCCACGCAGGGCATAGGCGGTGGACACCTGGGTGCCGTTGAGCAGCGCCAGGCCTTCCTTGGCGGCCAGGGTCATCGGCTCAAGGCCGGCAATCGCCAGCGCCTCCGGCGCCGCCAGCCACTGGCCGTTATGACGCGCCCGACCTTCACCGAGCAGCACCAGCGACATGTGCGCCAGCGGCGCCAGGTCACCGGACGCGCCGACCGAGCCCTTGAGCGGGATGTGCGGGTAAACCTCGGCATTGATCATGGCGATCAGCGCCTCGATCACTTTCAGGCGGATACCGGAAAAGCCGCGCGCCAGGCTGTTGATCTTGAGCAGCATGATCAGCCGCACCATGGCGTCGTCCAGCGGCTCGCCGATGCCGGCGGCATGCGACAGCACCAGCGAGCGCTGCAGTTTTTCCAGGTCCTCGCTGGCGATGCGGGTCGAGGCCAGCAGGCCGAAACCGGTGTTGATGCCGTAGGCGGTGCGGTCCTCGGCAATGATCGCGTTGACGCAGGCGACACTGGCTTCGATGGCGGCATGGGCGCTTTCGTCCAGACGCAGCTGCAGCGGGCTCTGATAGGCCGCACGCAGCTGGGCCAGGCTCAGCGTGCCGGGGTTGAAGGTGAACAGGCTCATGCTTGGGCTCCTTGGTTCGCGCCGACCATCGGCAGGTCGAGTTCCTGCTCGCGGGCGCAATCGATAGCGATGTCATAGCCGGCATCGGCGTGACGCATCACCCCGGTGCCCGGATCGTTGCGCAGTACACGGCCGAGACGCAGGCGAGCTTCGGGGGTACCGTCCGCCACGATGACCACCCCGGCATGCTGCGAATAGCCCATGCCGACGCCGCCGCCATGGTGCAACGAGACCCAGGTCGCGCCGCCTGCGGTGTTCAGCAGGGCGTTGAGCAGCGGCCAGTCGGAGACTGCGTCGGAGCCGTCCTGCATCGCCTCGGTTTCGCGGTTGGGGCTGGCCACCGAGCCGGAATCCAGGTGATCGCGGCCGATCACGATCGGCGCCTTCAGTTCGCCGCTGGCGACCATGTCGTTGAATGCCTGGGCCAGGCGCGCGCGATCCTTCAGGCCGACCCAGCAGATGCGCGCCGGCAGACCCTGGAAGCTGATGCGCTCGCGGGCCATGTCCAGCCAGTTGTGCAGGTGAGCGTCATCGGGGATCAGCTCCTTGACCTTGGCGTCGGTCTTGTAGATGTCCTCGGGGTCGCCGGACAGCGCCACCCAACGGAACGGGCCGATGCCCTGGCAGAACAGCGGGCGGATATAGGCCGGAACGAAACCGGGGAAGTCGAACGCGTTGTCGACGCCCTCCTCCAGTGCCATCTGGCGAATATTGTTGCCGTAGTCGAAGGTCGGCACGCCCATTTTCTGGAAGTCCAGCATCGCCCGCACGTGCACGGCCATGGACTGGCGCGCGGCCTTGACCACCACCTCTTCTTCGGTCTTGCCGCGAGCGACGTACTCGTCCCAGCTCCAGCCGGCCGGCAGATAGCCATGGCGCGGGTCGTGGGCGCTGGTCTGGTCGGTCACCATGTCCGGGCGCACGCCGCGGCGCACCAGCTCGGGAAGAATTTCGGCGGCGTTGCCACACAGCGCGATGGAAATCGCCTTGCCTTCACCGGTGTACTTGTCGATGCGCGCCAGGGCATCGTCCAGATCAGTGGCCTGCTCGTCGACGTAACGGGTCTTCAGGCGGAAATCGATACGGCTCTGCTGACACTCGATGTTCAGCGAGCAGGCGCCGGCCAGGGTCGCGGCCAGTGGCTGCGCGCCGCCCATGCCACCCAGCCCGGCGGTCAGCACCCAGCGGCCCTTGAGGTCGCCACCGTAGTGCTGGCGGCCAGCCTCGACGAAGGTTTCATAGGTGCCCTGGACGATGCCCTGGCTGCCGATATAGATCCAGCTGCCAGCGGTCATCTGGCCGTACATGGCCAGGCCCTTGCGATCCAGTTCGTTGAAATGCTCCCAATTGGCCCAATGCGGCACCAGGTTGGAGTTGGCCAGCAGCACCCGTGGCGCGTCCTTGTGGGTTTCGAACACGCCGACCGGCTTGCCGGACTGGATCAGCAGGGTCTGGTTGTCTTCCAGGCGGGTCAGCACCTCGACGATCTTGTCGAAGCACTCCCAGTTGCGCGCGGCGCGACCGATGCCGCCATAGACCACCAGCTCCTTGGGGTTCTCGGCCACTTCCGGGTCGAGGTTGTTCATCAGCATGCGCAGCGGCGCTTCGGTCAGCCAGCTCTTGGCGGTCAGGGTGGTACCGCGGGCGGCGCGGATTTCGGTGTCGCGGAAACGGGTCATCTCAGGCTCCTCTCTACAAATTCGGTGATCGCGGGCGGCTTACAGCCAGCCCAGGTAATGCGCCAGGTAGGCCAGCGGAATGCTGAATGCCAGGCTCAACAGGGTGCGTTGCAGCCAGACCAGCAACAGGTCGCGCAAGCGCAGGGGGATTCGGGTGGCGAGCACGCAGGGGATCGATGCCGACAGGAACAGCACGCTGCTCACCGAGACGATGGCGGTGACGAACTTGACCAGCACGTCGGCATCCTTCAGCAGCACCGCCGGCAGGAACATCTCGGCCAGGCCCGAGGAGACCGCGCCGGCCACCACCATCGGCTGGTCGAGGCCGAACAACCAAACCAGCGGATACAGCAGCAAGCCGATGGCATCGAACAGCGGCGTGTACTTGGCGGCCAGCAACCCGAGCAGGCCGACCGCGAGAATGCTCGGCAGGATCGCCGCGGTCATGCGAAGCCCATCGATGAAGGTTTCGCGCAGCGCGCTCGGCAGCGACGGTGCATGAGCGGCCTGCTCCAGACCGGCGCGCCAGGCGCTGGCGATACGGCTCTCACCGGCTGGCAGCGGCGGCTCGGCTCGGCTCTCGGACGGCAACCGCGACAGCGGATAGATTCGCGCACTGACCGCGGTGACGCTGAAGGTCACCAGCATCGCGCTCCAGAAATACAGGTTCCAGATGTCCATCAGGCCCAGGGTCTTGGCGATGATCACCATGAACGGCGCCGAAACGGTGGAAAAACCAGTGGCGATGATCGCCGCTTCGCGCACGCTGTAATGGCCCTGGCGATACATGCGGTCGGTGATCAGCAGGCCTACCGAGTAGCTGCCGACGAACGAGGCCACCGCATCGATCGCCGACTTGCCCGGGGTGCGCCAGATCGGCCGCATCACCGGCTGCATCAGTACGCCGACCAGTTCCAGCAGGCCGAAGCCGATCAGGAACACCAGCGCCAACGCACCCAGCGGCACGATCAGCGCCAGGCTGAGCACCAGCTTGTCGAACAGAAACGGCAGCATGCCCGGCTGGTAGAGCGCCTCGGGACCGATGCCAAACAGATAGCCGACGCCGATCAGCAGGCCGAACACCTTGAGCACACTGAATATCGTGCGGGTCAGGTCGCCGCGCCAGCTACCGCTGAGCCAGGGCTGCAACGCACCGTAGAGCATGAACAGCACGGCAATGGCGATGACCAGTGGACGGGCGTGGGCGAGCAAGGCGCTGGCGCTGTGATCGAGCAGAATGGTGTTGCGCCCGCCAATCTCGAACGGCACGAAGAAGACCAGCAGCCCGATCAGGCTGTAGCCAAGCAGACGGGCCAGGGCGCGGGCCCGCGAGACGGCGGCATTACCGTGCGGGCAGTCAGTGGAAGGAGTCATCTGAGGGTTCCTCTGTAGTTATTTTTGTCAGAGAAGTAGTCGAGACTGGCTCAGCCGGTCAGGGACAAAAGGTGAATCAGGCGAGCCGCCACCCGCGCGGTGCGGTTGTCGATGTCATGCTCGGGATTGAGTTCGGCAAGGTCTGCCAGGCGCAGCTTGCCGCTGTCGCGAATGCGTTCGAGCAAGGGTTCGAGCAGCGCAAGGGAAACGCCGCGCGCAGCCGGTGCGCTGACCCCGGGCGCTTCACAGGCCGGCAGCACGTCGATATCGATGGTCAGGTAGACGGCGTCGCAATCGGCGATGAACCGTTCCAGGTCGGCGCCCAGCCCCGCCAGACGGGACTCACTGATGTCGTGGTCCTCGCGCACCAGTACCTGCAGGTCGGCGGCGCGCTGAAACAACGCGCGCGTATTGCTGGCACGGCTGATGCCGATACAGGCATAGGCGAACGGCCAACCACGTGCCGCGCACTGCTCGGCGATCTGCGCGAAGGGTGTGCCGGAAGAATGCACATGGGCCGGGTCGCGCAGGTCGAAATGCGCATCGAAATTGATGATGCCTATGCGTGGGGCGGCCTTCCGTGGGGCGGCCTCCTGCGGGGCCTGCTGCTCGAATGATCGATCGCCGCCCAGATACCCGGCAAGCCCCTGCCAGCTACCGAACGCCACTTCATGGCCTCCACCAAGCACGATCGGCAGATGGCCCGCATCGAGCAATGCGCAGACATTGCCACCCAGACGAGCCTGCGCCGCTTCCAGATCGCCGTCGGCACAGACCACGTCGCCGGCATCGTAGGCCGGTCCACTGCGGTGCCAGGCCAGATTGGCCAGCGCTTTACGGATCGCCAAGGGGCCGTTTGCCGCGCCGACTCGGCCATGGTTGCGCCGCACGCCTTCATCGCTGGCAAAGCCGAGCAAGGCCAGGCCCGGCTCGCTGCCATCGGCGAGTGGCTGAATGCGCTGGTGCCAGCGCGCGCTGTCCGCTTCCGGGTCAACGCGGCCCTGCCAGGGCTCCATCGAATGGCGATCAGCGTGCATCACGAGCGGCCTCCTTGTCGTAGCTGACGACACCGGCAAAGACCCGCTGGCGCAGGCGTCCCGGCTGTACCGCGTACGCCAGCTCGGCCGGCGTCTGGACATCCCACAGGCACAGATCGGCTGGCGCACCGACGGCGATACGTCCCAGTTCGGGCGCGCCCAGCGCTTGCGCGGCATGGGCGGTCATGCCGGCCAGCGCCTCGCGCGGCGTCAGGCGGAACAGCGTGCAGGCCAGGTTCAGATTCAAGGTGGGGAAGCAAATCGGCGCCGTACCGGGGTTGGCATCGCCGGCTACCGCCATCGCCACGCCGTACTGGCGCAGCAGCGCGATGGGCGGCAACTGGGTTTCGCGCAGCGTGTGATAAGCGCCGGGCAGCAGGGTCGCGACCGTACCGGCGGCGGCCATGGCTTGCACGCCGGCCTCGTCGAGAAACTCGATATGGTCGGCCGACAACCCGCGATAGCGAGCCGCGAGGGCGCTGGCGCCCTGGTTCGACAGCTGCTCGGCATGCGCCTTGACCGGCAGACCGTGCGCCTGAGCGGCCACGAATACCCGCTCG comes from Stutzerimonas stutzeri and encodes:
- the hutH gene encoding histidine ammonia-lyase; its protein translation is MSLFTFNPGTLSLAQLRAAYQSPLQLRLDESAHAAIEASVACVNAIIAEDRTAYGINTGFGLLASTRIASEDLEKLQRSLVLSHAAGIGEPLDDAMVRLIMLLKINSLARGFSGIRLKVIEALIAMINAEVYPHIPLKGSVGASGDLAPLAHMSLVLLGEGRARHNGQWLAAPEALAIAGLEPMTLAAKEGLALLNGTQVSTAYALRGLFEAEDLFAAATVCGGLTVEAALGSRAPFDARIHAARGQRGQIDAAAVYRHLLGDSSEVGRSHEACDKVQDPYSLRCQPQVMGACLTQLRQAAEVLAVEANAVSDNPLVFAAEGDVISGGNFHAEPVAMAADNIALAIAEIGALSERRTSLMMDKHMSQLPPFLVANGGVNSGFMIAQVTAAALASENKALAHPHSVDSLPTSANQEDHVSMAPAAGKRLWEMAANTRGVLAIEWLGACQGLDFREGLKSSPLLERARQALRAKVPYYVEDRFFAPDIAAADALLAEGVLSPLLPAGILPSLN
- the hutU gene encoding urocanate hydratase, whose product is MTRFRDTEIRAARGTTLTAKSWLTEAPLRMLMNNLDPEVAENPKELVVYGGIGRAARNWECFDKIVEVLTRLEDNQTLLIQSGKPVGVFETHKDAPRVLLANSNLVPHWANWEHFNELDRKGLAMYGQMTAGSWIYIGSQGIVQGTYETFVEAGRQHYGGDLKGRWVLTAGLGGMGGAQPLAATLAGACSLNIECQQSRIDFRLKTRYVDEQATDLDDALARIDKYTGEGKAISIALCGNAAEILPELVRRGVRPDMVTDQTSAHDPRHGYLPAGWSWDEYVARGKTEEEVVVKAARQSMAVHVRAMLDFQKMGVPTFDYGNNIRQMALEEGVDNAFDFPGFVPAYIRPLFCQGIGPFRWVALSGDPEDIYKTDAKVKELIPDDAHLHNWLDMARERISFQGLPARICWVGLKDRARLAQAFNDMVASGELKAPIVIGRDHLDSGSVASPNRETEAMQDGSDAVSDWPLLNALLNTAGGATWVSLHHGGGVGMGYSQHAGVVIVADGTPEARLRLGRVLRNDPGTGVMRHADAGYDIAIDCAREQELDLPMVGANQGAQA
- a CDS encoding YjiH family protein, which gives rise to MTPSTDCPHGNAAVSRARALARLLGYSLIGLLVFFVPFEIGGRNTILLDHSASALLAHARPLVIAIAVLFMLYGALQPWLSGSWRGDLTRTIFSVLKVFGLLIGVGYLFGIGPEALYQPGMLPFLFDKLVLSLALIVPLGALALVFLIGFGLLELVGVLMQPVMRPIWRTPGKSAIDAVASFVGSYSVGLLITDRMYRQGHYSVREAAIIATGFSTVSAPFMVIIAKTLGLMDIWNLYFWSAMLVTFSVTAVSARIYPLSRLPSESRAEPPLPAGESRIASAWRAGLEQAAHAPSLPSALRETFIDGLRMTAAILPSILAVGLLGLLAAKYTPLFDAIGLLLYPLVWLFGLDQPMVVAGAVSSGLAEMFLPAVLLKDADVLVKFVTAIVSVSSVLFLSASIPCVLATRIPLRLRDLLLVWLQRTLLSLAFSIPLAYLAHYLGWL
- the hutG gene encoding formimidoylglutamase, encoding MHADRHSMEPWQGRVDPEADSARWHQRIQPLADGSEPGLALLGFASDEGVRRNHGRVGAANGPLAIRKALANLAWHRSGPAYDAGDVVCADGDLEAAQARLGGNVCALLDAGHLPIVLGGGHEVAFGSWQGLAGYLGGDRSFEQQAPQEAAPRKAAPRIGIINFDAHFDLRDPAHVHSSGTPFAQIAEQCAARGWPFAYACIGISRASNTRALFQRAADLQVLVREDHDISESRLAGLGADLERFIADCDAVYLTIDIDVLPACEAPGVSAPAARGVSLALLEPLLERIRDSGKLRLADLAELNPEHDIDNRTARVAARLIHLLSLTG